In the genome of Mesotoga infera, the window AAGGACACTCGAATCGCCTCAAGGCGCCTGGCTGAACATCGAGGGGAAGAGAGTTCTTAACATGTGTTCCAACAATTACCTTGGACTGTGTTTCGACGAAGAGCTCAAGGAGGCGGCGATCGACGGCATAAGAAAGTGGGGGATTGGACCTGGAGCCGTTAGGTCGATCGCGGGAACGCTCGAATTGCACAACGAGCTCGAAAGGGGACTGGCAAAGTTCAAGAGAGTCGAATCCACGCTGGTTGTTCAGTCGGGCTTCAATGCAAACCAGTCGGTAATTGCTCCGATTGTTAGCGAAGAGGACGCTATTCTCTCCGATGAACTGAACCATGCAAGCATAATTGACGGAGTTAGGCTGACAAAAGCCATGAGATATGTCTGGAAGCATAAGGATGTGAATGACCTGGAGACTCAGCTGAGAAAGGCCGAGTCCGACGGGGCCAGGAGAAAGCTGGTAATAACGGACGGTGTTTTTTCGATGGACGGTGATCTTGCTCCACTGCCCGAGATTGTCGAAAAGACGAACAAGTACGGTGCTATTTTGATGGTCGACGATGCGCACGGCGAAGGTGTTCTCGGAAGCCATGGGAGGGGCATAGTCGACCACTTCGGATTGCATGGAAGCGTAGATATCGAGGTCGGAACTCTTTCGAAGGCCTTTGGAATAGTGGGAGGTTTTGTCGCCGGCAAGAAGACACTGATTGATTATCTGAAGCAGAAGGCACGCCCGTTTCTCTTCAGTTCCTCCCTCTCTCCGGCCGAAACTGCAGCCGCGATCGCGGCCGTAAGGAAGCTTTCTTCATCTGACGAACTGGTCAAGACGCTGT includes:
- a CDS encoding glycine C-acetyltransferase, with translation MFDFDVLKQEMEELEEKGLLVKIRTLESPQGAWLNIEGKRVLNMCSNNYLGLCFDEELKEAAIDGIRKWGIGPGAVRSIAGTLELHNELERGLAKFKRVESTLVVQSGFNANQSVIAPIVSEEDAILSDELNHASIIDGVRLTKAMRYVWKHKDVNDLETQLRKAESDGARRKLVITDGVFSMDGDLAPLPEIVEKTNKYGAILMVDDAHGEGVLGSHGRGIVDHFGLHGSVDIEVGTLSKAFGIVGGFVAGKKTLIDYLKQKARPFLFSSSLSPAETAAAIAAVRKLSSSDELVKTLWSNAGYFKDQLKALGFDTGHSETPITPVMLYDAKLSSTFSKRLFEESIFASSIGFPTVPKGKARIRVMISASHSRKDLDFAVSKFELIGKELGVIK